One part of the Dyadobacter sp. 676 genome encodes these proteins:
- a CDS encoding Ig-like domain-containing protein yields the protein MSIVPSVPLGTVWTGTYGLAGAVVSNSANAISASTSDAATFLAVLSASGGMRLTVQSDNGYYPAGFFAGFEIQNTGIIGATLLGSLTVRTFLNGTMQEEFTGASGLLAANIVSSSGRTTVGFVTTKNFNRIQIDQALSLSVNLGTTQIFNAVATKFCAESTPRACNVVEHWHNPTFPVYVNTDRTGISDLACANCAVRNTVNLINQDTTDYAEIDLVASLGATGSVSIKNTRTIYPAGTFAGFEIADQRTIGIAFAAGHTVTTYLNGVQQEQVSDGGALGSAGVFTSSGRVITGFKTKFAFDEIQFSVSNLGSVQAAPTRVYGAVIERFCEGPALACNTNTKLVKPNYPVIVDSRNTGIDAVACIQCNIVESGNAIDADPDNYTELVIPANIGTTAAYGVTDGAKIYPANTFAGFDIDNPNLIGASALSGITISTTDQYGLVIESFSGNSGLISAKSSVLNGAGRQTIGFLATQPFSGVKITVSSVVNANIGTTRIYNAVFKSFCANELACNTLTAVSNPTHPVYVNGVRTSIDAVGCAACQLNNSENIVNGSVTVPATLVMGASAGSSATVAVANAIETYPAESFAGFDIESGALLSANALGGMTIHLYNDGTLVQSGTGNSLMAGVSTSLVTGGSNRQIVGIISKVPFDEVQLEITNLLGVDLGTIQIYRAYMQRSCAITVDCNFNVTLSDQNHGAVIDGEQTGTRGIACAGCEVQAPWNAVSASTTDFARIHNLASGVQTNSLAVAVPATSFPAGTFAGFTIKKNPFLLSAGLFTGITITTYLNGVEQESKADAALFDLSVLTQWFGTPADFYNPGFYTTVPFDEIKISIGSLVQAVDQYVDIYGAIVDTRTAIGLACNQTNPDVNVAVIDVAIDGNVSTNDKVLAGTTYGAAAPVPGYNNPSGDSPAIGADGSYTFTASAAGVYQFLVPVCPASSPGNCPVELLVITVNGPTSNPPVANLDVASTLAGTPVTINTLANDSPGNKDVQLVPASVVVTDLNGGNPGNTARGGNAVVNSAIGAITYTPPAGFAGKDTIRYTVTDNQAIPLSASAYQIVTVMLQGTGNSTQAADDYVLLTAISELTVDAARGVKANDTDPQGDAQTVTTQTTSVPGKGTLTLQSDGSYTFMPEPTISGSTMFAYTTTDSQGATANATLYISVAPGALPVTLEEFRAVREGNQALLSWSTSWETNSDYFEVQHSQDARHWSPIGKVESYGESNTLRRYTFVHKTMVAGMNYYRLKMVDKDLTYQYSSIRNVEAEGNSMLTVAPNPVSDRLFLTSLAGRKISRVSVVNSGGTVVYSSKNFPSAGIQVSKWASGMYVIEVTEESGLTHRLKTVIQK from the coding sequence ATGAGTATCGTCCCCAGTGTGCCGTTGGGAACAGTGTGGACGGGTACTTACGGCCTGGCGGGCGCGGTGGTGAGCAACTCCGCCAATGCGATCAGCGCGAGTACGAGCGATGCAGCCACCTTCCTTGCGGTGCTTTCGGCCAGCGGAGGCATGCGGTTGACCGTTCAAAGCGACAACGGTTATTATCCGGCGGGCTTTTTCGCCGGCTTCGAGATCCAGAACACGGGCATTATCGGGGCCACATTGCTGGGCTCGCTCACGGTCCGTACCTTTCTGAACGGTACGATGCAGGAGGAATTCACCGGTGCCAGCGGCTTGCTCGCGGCGAATATCGTCAGCAGCAGCGGCAGAACGACGGTCGGCTTCGTGACGACGAAGAACTTCAACAGGATACAGATCGATCAGGCTTTGTCTCTGAGTGTTAACCTGGGTACGACGCAGATTTTCAACGCCGTGGCGACCAAATTCTGTGCCGAATCGACGCCTCGCGCATGTAACGTCGTCGAACACTGGCATAACCCGACCTTCCCGGTATATGTGAACACCGACCGGACCGGTATCAGCGATCTGGCCTGCGCGAACTGCGCGGTGCGAAATACCGTAAATCTGATTAACCAGGATACGACGGATTACGCGGAGATCGACCTCGTGGCCTCGCTCGGTGCAACCGGATCCGTTTCGATCAAAAACACCAGGACTATCTACCCGGCAGGTACCTTCGCAGGATTTGAGATAGCCGACCAGCGGACGATCGGAATTGCGTTTGCGGCCGGCCATACCGTAACAACCTACCTCAACGGCGTACAGCAGGAGCAGGTATCGGACGGGGGCGCATTGGGCAGCGCGGGTGTTTTCACCTCTTCCGGACGCGTAATTACAGGTTTTAAAACCAAATTCGCATTTGATGAAATCCAGTTCAGTGTCAGCAACCTGGGATCTGTACAGGCCGCGCCTACGCGGGTGTACGGGGCGGTGATCGAACGCTTTTGCGAAGGCCCGGCGTTGGCATGTAATACCAATACCAAACTGGTGAAACCCAATTATCCCGTCATTGTCGACAGTCGTAATACAGGGATCGACGCCGTTGCGTGTATTCAGTGTAACATCGTTGAATCAGGTAATGCGATTGACGCGGACCCCGATAACTATACCGAACTCGTGATCCCCGCCAACATTGGTACAACCGCCGCATACGGTGTCACCGACGGGGCGAAAATTTATCCGGCCAATACCTTCGCCGGTTTCGACATCGACAACCCGAACCTGATCGGTGCCAGCGCGCTTTCGGGGATTACCATCTCTACCACGGATCAGTACGGCCTCGTCATCGAGTCGTTTTCGGGTAACAGCGGGTTGATATCCGCAAAAAGCTCGGTGCTCAACGGCGCGGGCAGGCAAACCATCGGCTTTCTGGCAACCCAGCCTTTCAGCGGTGTAAAAATCACCGTCAGCTCGGTTGTTAATGCCAATATCGGTACGACGCGCATTTACAATGCGGTATTCAAATCATTCTGTGCCAATGAGCTGGCTTGTAATACGCTGACGGCGGTTTCCAACCCGACCCACCCGGTATATGTAAACGGCGTCCGGACTTCGATCGACGCGGTCGGCTGCGCGGCTTGTCAGCTGAACAATTCGGAAAACATCGTCAACGGCTCGGTAACCGTTCCGGCGACGCTCGTAATGGGTGCCAGTGCAGGCTCTTCGGCCACGGTTGCGGTGGCGAATGCGATCGAGACTTATCCCGCCGAATCCTTCGCCGGTTTTGACATCGAATCCGGGGCCCTGCTTTCAGCAAACGCGCTGGGCGGTATGACGATCCATTTGTATAACGATGGTACGCTGGTGCAAAGCGGCACCGGAAATTCGCTGATGGCCGGGGTAAGCACTTCGCTTGTGACAGGCGGCAGCAACAGGCAAATTGTCGGTATCATCAGCAAAGTTCCCTTCGACGAAGTACAGCTGGAAATCACAAACCTGCTGGGCGTGGATCTGGGCACCATTCAGATATACCGCGCCTATATGCAAAGGAGCTGCGCGATCACCGTCGACTGTAACTTTAATGTAACGCTGAGCGATCAGAACCACGGAGCGGTGATCGACGGGGAACAAACCGGAACCAGGGGCATTGCCTGCGCGGGTTGCGAAGTACAGGCCCCGTGGAATGCGGTTTCCGCTTCCACCACCGACTTCGCCCGGATTCACAACCTGGCCAGCGGTGTGCAAACCAACTCCCTGGCCGTAGCAGTTCCCGCTACCTCGTTCCCTGCCGGTACTTTCGCCGGGTTCACCATCAAAAAGAACCCGTTCCTGCTTTCGGCGGGTTTGTTCACCGGCATTACGATCACCACTTACCTGAACGGGGTTGAGCAGGAATCGAAAGCCGACGCGGCATTGTTCGACCTGTCGGTCCTGACGCAATGGTTTGGTACTCCGGCAGATTTTTACAACCCCGGCTTCTACACGACCGTACCGTTTGACGAAATCAAGATTTCCATCGGTTCGCTCGTGCAAGCGGTAGATCAGTATGTGGACATATATGGTGCGATCGTCGATACACGGACGGCTATCGGGCTGGCCTGTAACCAAACCAACCCCGATGTGAATGTGGCGGTTATCGATGTGGCTATCGACGGAAACGTATCGACCAACGACAAAGTGCTTGCCGGAACTACCTACGGTGCGGCAGCCCCTGTGCCAGGGTACAACAATCCCAGCGGCGACTCTCCGGCAATCGGTGCGGACGGAAGCTATACCTTTACGGCTAGTGCCGCTGGAGTATACCAGTTCCTGGTTCCCGTGTGTCCTGCCAGTTCTCCGGGTAACTGTCCCGTCGAGTTGCTGGTGATTACGGTTAACGGCCCGACTTCCAACCCGCCGGTGGCTAACCTGGATGTAGCTTCCACGCTGGCGGGAACGCCGGTGACGATCAATACCCTGGCCAACGACTCGCCGGGCAACAAAGACGTCCAGCTGGTACCCGCATCGGTAGTCGTGACGGATTTGAACGGTGGCAACCCCGGTAACACTGCCAGAGGAGGAAATGCGGTAGTCAATTCGGCCATAGGGGCTATTACCTATACGCCTCCTGCCGGATTTGCGGGCAAGGACACCATCCGCTATACCGTTACCGACAATCAGGCGATACCATTGAGCGCATCGGCTTACCAGATCGTTACCGTAATGTTGCAAGGTACAGGCAACAGCACTCAGGCGGCTGACGACTATGTGCTGCTGACAGCCATTTCGGAGCTGACCGTCGACGCGGCCCGCGGTGTGAAAGCCAATGACACGGACCCACAGGGAGATGCGCAGACAGTAACAACCCAAACCACCTCCGTTCCAGGCAAAGGTACCTTGACACTGCAAAGTGATGGAAGCTACACGTTTATGCCTGAACCGACCATCTCGGGTTCCACCATGTTCGCATACACAACGACAGACTCGCAGGGAGCAACCGCGAATGCGACGTTGTATATTTCGGTAGCGCCGGGCGCATTACCGGTAACATTGGAGGAATTCCGGGCCGTGCGGGAAGGCAACCAGGCACTGCTGTCGTGGTCGACCAGCTGGGAAACCAACAGCGACTATTTCGAGGTACAGCACAGCCAGGACGCCAGACACTGGTCACCGATCGGTAAAGTGGAATCTTACGGCGAGAGCAACACGCTCCGGCGTTATACCTTCGTCCACAAAACGATGGTGGCGGGAATGAACTATTACCGCCTTAAAATGGTGGATAAGGACCTGACTTATCAGTACAGCAGCATCCGGAACGTGGAAGCGGAAGGCAACAGTATGCTGACCGTCGCTCCCAACCCGGTTTCCGACCGTCTTTTCCTGACCAGCCTGGCGGGACGGAAAATCAGCCGGGTGTCGGTTGTCAACAGCGGCGGCACTGTGGTTTACTCATCGAAAAACTTCCCGTCCGCCGGTATCCAGGTAAGCAAATGGGCGTCGGGTATGTATGTGATTGAAGTTACCGAGGAGAGTGGTTTGACCCATCGCCTTAAAACCGTGATCCAGAAATAA
- a CDS encoding GreA/GreB family elongation factor produces MSNNTSPVILGKNDFRLLRQFANNFPGSPGANEMSLAYELNRAIVVEEDELPEGSIRLNSRVKVLELTTGKEMEFSIVMPNLADITRQKISILTPMGAAMIGLCQGETVEWKMPAGIRKFKILEVHYDQV; encoded by the coding sequence ATGAGCAATAACACGAGCCCCGTCATACTCGGAAAAAATGATTTCCGGCTACTCAGGCAATTTGCCAACAATTTCCCCGGAAGCCCCGGCGCAAACGAAATGTCGCTTGCCTACGAGTTAAACCGCGCCATTGTGGTCGAGGAAGACGAACTTCCTGAAGGCAGCATCCGGCTGAATTCACGCGTAAAAGTTTTGGAACTGACCACCGGCAAGGAAATGGAATTCAGCATCGTCATGCCCAATCTGGCGGATATCACCCGACAAAAAATATCCATACTCACGCCTATGGGCGCGGCCATGATCGGCCTCTGCCAAGGCGAAACGGTCGAATGGAAAATGCCCGCCGGAATCAGAAAATTCAAAATCCTGGAAGTGCATTACGATCAGGTGTGA
- a CDS encoding GEVED domain-containing protein: MKKIYLNLSLANTFKGVLAALLAVNISAYGQEGSQGNTTIFGGAQMTFFANHDFVAGGSGAQPGVILTERAAGNFGILNFAGDNLTSTGASDAGYVDGYVRKYGAGQFIFPVGDNGSLGPFAASGDGTMGAYFRADPNTAVTSNVFTGGNYAALPNGGPFATSSMGAGVTAVSTVEYWDIDGSAATPLTLTWDATSGISSLTASQLASLTIAGWDGTKWVAIPSAVDPTSVLGGASDLNAGSITTTAPLSPDAFTAYTFASRELAPLSTIVIAKKAQSEVSPGIDFSFTSNLPSGSSFTLNDDPAFISMQDVGMGGDNTVWAVAATTNTPDNGLVYYRPAGATNWIAAPGAGTRVDVYNNGTPILVNAQGAVFGWDGSNFFPLSTSINAVDVGISAGTVQSAYILAGAGPCYTLHRWDGGSTFTPFPNVCGTRLDVAPDGSVYVLDESTGVVSRVTTSGGTATVTDVFPGGGFLDVTVAADGSVWAVNSGQSYRLSGTTWVLDPNSSGLGVGPSNGGISAGADGDTPILTNYAKFTGSLARRGRLIQRREDGGWLNDHTVHPSGTANTVIYNVPPGTYTISENATPASWELIKINTAGGSVATDIPTRTATVTVTAGETVHLEFVNYNIQSSVISNSCGTPYVETFGASGSDTPSVTSTIYSPYHYDELGAETYSLVNNFSLMYNGTPGLDHTPGDVGGYFMHVNGGYGQDEVFRRRFSGLLPGATYSLSLWATNLTTAPGYVVPNLVLESRNLSGALISSASTGDIPYTFDSDWRQYSFTFTADASGTVDFIIRNNQQTPGVYGNDFAIDDITIGIGCDYGDAPDSYSTLAASNGPSHKVTSFLSLGSLIDSELDGVPSTNAVGDNNAGDQDEDGVALFPEIQGGATKSVTNYTVDLSVVNTTGSTANLCGWIDWNNNGVFDAAEGVCTTVASGSSTAALTWPSATLGGATGTTGVYARFRITTDPLTTGSVNGAAENGEVEDYFIAFENPLPVTLARFTAVAESGTVLLSWSTTEEINSDRFEIQRSQGGKTWTNIGSVASRGESKVVVNYTFTDGNPAIGTNLYRLKMIDRAADHTEGGHAFSSIREVKIKGALATAYPNPVADKLLVRGSDQVKQAVLTNVSGIQVLKSNGVPAEGLDVRSLSPGIYTLSLTLFDGTISTQKVAVSR; the protein is encoded by the coding sequence ATGAAGAAAATATATTTGAATTTATCGTTGGCAAATACCTTCAAAGGGGTGCTGGCCGCATTGCTTGCGGTTAACATCAGCGCCTACGGGCAGGAGGGCAGCCAGGGCAACACCACGATATTCGGTGGTGCCCAGATGACCTTTTTCGCCAACCACGACTTTGTCGCGGGAGGTTCGGGTGCGCAGCCGGGCGTAATCCTCACCGAGCGTGCTGCGGGGAACTTCGGTATTCTGAATTTCGCCGGCGACAACCTTACATCCACAGGCGCATCCGATGCGGGCTATGTGGACGGGTACGTGCGTAAGTATGGTGCCGGCCAGTTTATTTTCCCGGTAGGCGACAATGGCTCGCTGGGGCCGTTCGCCGCTTCGGGTGACGGGACGATGGGTGCATACTTCCGTGCGGATCCCAATACAGCCGTTACCAGCAACGTTTTCACCGGCGGTAATTATGCGGCCCTCCCTAATGGCGGGCCCTTCGCAACGAGCAGTATGGGCGCGGGCGTAACCGCCGTTAGTACGGTCGAGTACTGGGATATTGACGGCAGCGCGGCGACACCTTTGACATTGACCTGGGATGCGACGAGCGGTATTTCGTCGCTCACCGCCAGCCAGTTGGCCAGCCTGACCATCGCCGGCTGGGACGGGACCAAATGGGTCGCTATCCCATCGGCAGTTGACCCGACTTCGGTACTGGGCGGCGCCAGCGACCTGAATGCCGGCTCCATTACCACAACGGCTCCCCTTTCGCCGGATGCATTCACTGCGTATACGTTCGCGTCGCGCGAGCTTGCCCCGCTTTCCACGATTGTGATCGCTAAGAAAGCACAATCCGAGGTTTCTCCGGGGATTGATTTCAGTTTCACCTCCAACCTGCCATCCGGCAGCTCGTTCACCCTGAACGACGATCCCGCTTTTATTTCGATGCAGGATGTGGGTATGGGTGGAGACAATACTGTCTGGGCCGTAGCGGCAACGACCAACACGCCCGATAACGGCCTGGTGTACTACCGGCCTGCCGGCGCTACCAACTGGATTGCCGCGCCGGGTGCAGGTACGAGGGTCGATGTTTACAACAACGGCACCCCGATCCTGGTGAATGCGCAAGGCGCTGTTTTTGGATGGGATGGTAGCAACTTCTTTCCGCTAAGCACTTCCATCAATGCGGTGGATGTGGGAATTTCGGCCGGAACAGTTCAGTCTGCCTATATTCTGGCCGGCGCAGGGCCTTGCTACACGTTACACCGGTGGGACGGCGGTTCTACATTCACGCCCTTCCCCAATGTTTGCGGAACACGCCTGGACGTAGCGCCCGATGGCTCGGTGTATGTGCTCGACGAGAGTACGGGGGTCGTAAGCAGAGTGACAACATCCGGCGGCACGGCAACGGTGACCGATGTATTTCCCGGCGGAGGGTTTCTAGATGTGACGGTCGCAGCCGACGGGTCGGTTTGGGCAGTCAACAGCGGACAAAGCTATCGCTTATCCGGCACCACATGGGTTCTTGACCCGAACTCTTCGGGATTGGGAGTGGGCCCCAGCAACGGCGGTATATCGGCAGGCGCGGATGGCGACACGCCTATCCTGACAAACTATGCGAAATTTACAGGAAGTCTCGCCCGACGCGGACGCCTCATTCAGCGCAGGGAAGACGGTGGCTGGCTGAACGACCACACGGTACATCCCTCAGGAACTGCCAATACCGTTATTTACAATGTACCCCCAGGCACGTATACAATCTCGGAAAATGCTACACCGGCATCCTGGGAGCTGATCAAGATCAACACGGCCGGCGGCTCGGTGGCTACCGATATCCCGACGCGCACCGCGACGGTGACAGTAACAGCCGGGGAAACCGTGCACCTGGAATTTGTAAATTACAACATTCAATCGTCAGTTATTTCCAATTCCTGCGGAACACCATACGTAGAAACTTTTGGTGCCTCCGGCTCCGACACGCCATCGGTTACGTCCACCATTTACAGCCCCTACCACTATGATGAGCTCGGCGCGGAAACTTACAGTCTGGTCAACAACTTTTCCCTCATGTACAACGGTACGCCAGGCCTCGACCACACACCGGGCGATGTAGGAGGCTATTTCATGCATGTGAATGGCGGTTACGGCCAGGACGAAGTTTTCCGCAGAAGGTTTAGCGGTTTGCTTCCCGGAGCCACCTATTCATTGTCGCTCTGGGCTACAAACCTGACCACCGCGCCCGGCTATGTAGTGCCGAACCTGGTACTGGAATCTCGCAATCTGTCAGGCGCCCTGATATCGTCCGCGTCCACGGGCGACATTCCCTACACCTTCGACAGCGACTGGCGTCAATACAGCTTTACATTTACAGCTGACGCGTCCGGTACCGTCGATTTTATTATTCGCAACAATCAGCAAACACCCGGTGTTTACGGAAACGATTTCGCGATCGACGACATCACCATCGGTATAGGCTGCGATTACGGCGATGCACCGGATTCGTACAGCACCCTGGCGGCCAGCAATGGACCATCCCACAAAGTAACCAGCTTCCTTTCGCTGGGCAGCCTCATCGACAGCGAGCTCGACGGGGTTCCATCCACTAACGCCGTCGGCGATAATAATGCCGGCGACCAGGACGAAGACGGAGTAGCGTTGTTCCCCGAGATCCAGGGCGGTGCTACCAAGTCAGTGACCAATTACACTGTCGACCTGTCGGTAGTAAATACCACCGGAAGCACCGCGAATTTGTGCGGCTGGATCGATTGGAACAACAACGGCGTATTCGATGCGGCGGAAGGCGTGTGTACGACCGTCGCGTCCGGCAGCAGTACAGCAGCGTTGACATGGCCGTCCGCAACACTGGGCGGTGCAACCGGAACGACCGGTGTTTATGCCAGGTTCAGGATCACGACCGATCCGCTGACTACCGGAAGCGTTAACGGAGCAGCGGAAAACGGGGAAGTCGAAGACTATTTCATCGCCTTCGAAAACCCGCTACCGGTTACATTGGCGCGGTTTACTGCGGTCGCTGAGAGCGGTACAGTGCTGCTTTCCTGGTCAACCACCGAGGAAATCAACAGCGACAGGTTTGAAATCCAGCGGAGCCAGGGCGGCAAGACCTGGACGAACATCGGCTCGGTAGCGTCACGCGGGGAAAGTAAAGTTGTCGTCAACTACACATTCACGGACGGTAATCCTGCCATCGGCACCAACCTGTACCGGTTGAAAATGATCGACCGTGCCGCAGACCATACCGAGGGCGGCCATGCGTTCAGCAGCATCCGCGAAGTGAAAATAAAAGGCGCCCTTGCGACCGCATACCCGAATCCCGTGGCCGACAAGCTGCTGGTCCGGGGCAGTGACCAGGTCAAGCAGGCCGTTTTGACGAACGTGTCGGGCATACAAGTGCTCAAAAGCAATGGCGTCCCTGCCGAAGGTCTGGATGTCCGTAGTCTGTCACCCGGCATTTATACACTTTCATTGACCCTGTTTGACGGCACTATCAGCACACAAAAGGTAGCCGTTTCGAGGTAA
- a CDS encoding AraC family transcriptional regulator has protein sequence MASEVLLYINSHLDSKITLDTLSGLTGYSPFHLQKKLSAELGKSLGRYIQEQRLHTAAYFLALTRVPVNEIKYLVGFEDDSSFGRAFKKLYGVPPLQYRKSKKHRQAFPLRTFRYISAKGMIYNEAPRTARVFASRGDYFSEGIYGIWKEVAAYIRSIGKTPEDFNHYAILHECPHLTGSRDCRYDAAIVPIGFELPEDPFCQTAVFDGRYIRYDFCCQVRDYEAVSAEVNHTLAQQTNIQHRYACRISGSAPCPTTRIPTIY, from the coding sequence ATGGCCAGTGAAGTTCTGTTATATATCAATAGCCATCTGGACAGCAAAATTACCCTGGACACCTTGTCCGGCCTGACCGGCTACTCACCCTTTCATCTTCAGAAGAAGCTGAGCGCCGAATTGGGTAAAAGTCTCGGCAGGTATATCCAGGAGCAGCGCTTGCATACCGCGGCCTATTTTCTGGCTTTGACGCGCGTGCCGGTCAATGAAATAAAATACCTGGTCGGTTTTGAAGACGACAGTTCTTTCGGAAGGGCATTTAAAAAGCTGTACGGTGTGCCGCCGCTGCAATACCGCAAATCGAAAAAGCACCGGCAAGCTTTCCCGCTGCGGACATTCCGGTACATTTCCGCAAAAGGCATGATTTACAACGAGGCGCCCAGAACCGCGCGCGTTTTTGCGTCAAGGGGCGATTATTTCTCCGAGGGCATTTACGGAATATGGAAGGAGGTCGCGGCTTATATCAGGTCCATCGGCAAAACGCCCGAAGATTTCAATCATTATGCGATCCTGCACGAATGCCCGCATCTTACCGGCAGCAGGGACTGCCGTTACGACGCCGCTATCGTGCCGATAGGATTTGAGCTTCCCGAAGATCCTTTCTGCCAAACCGCTGTCTTCGATGGCAGGTACATCAGGTACGACTTCTGCTGCCAGGTGAGGGACTATGAGGCGGTCAGCGCGGAAGTGAACCACACACTGGCGCAGCAGACGAATATACAGCACCGTTACGCGTGTCGTATTTCAGGTTCGGCGCCATGCCCGACCACACGAATCCCGACAATTTATTAA